The proteins below are encoded in one region of Segatella copri:
- a CDS encoding MATE family efflux transporter: MKKEKRDNYTFLTHAPVHHVIFTMAIPTIISMLSTSMYNLADTYFVGSINTQSVAAVGVSFAAMAVIQAIGFFFGHGAGNYVSRQLGAKHTEEAQKMATTGFVLSFLTGLLIAILGHLFLTPLCLLMGSTPTILPYTERYLGIILLGAPFMTTSLTLNNLMRFQGNTMYAMKGIMSGVLLNLILAPLLILYFQLGITGAAVATLISQCFGCAMLFWMTYKGENIRIRLSNFTPTRAFAKEIIFGGTPSLSRQGLGSIATLMLNVAAGAFGDAAIAGMSIVTRISFFTYAMVIGLGQGFQPLCGFCYGAKLYGRVKEAFFFCIKCGTVFLSVCALLGFIFSTSIISIFRDDAAVVAVGSVALRWQVLSFPLVASIVLTNMLMQTIRKPVRANIVAAARSGLFFIPLIFILPYFFGLLGVEMCQMWADCCSFAVAVPIAWSAFRDMRREQMELGKSH; encoded by the coding sequence ATGAAGAAAGAGAAAAGAGACAACTATACGTTCCTCACTCATGCCCCTGTGCATCATGTGATTTTTACGATGGCCATACCAACGATTATCAGTATGCTGTCGACGAGCATGTACAATCTCGCCGACACCTATTTCGTGGGCAGCATCAACACGCAGAGTGTGGCAGCGGTAGGCGTTTCCTTTGCAGCAATGGCTGTGATTCAGGCGATAGGTTTCTTCTTCGGTCACGGAGCGGGCAATTATGTTTCGCGACAGTTGGGCGCCAAGCATACGGAAGAGGCACAGAAGATGGCAACAACAGGCTTTGTGCTGAGTTTTCTTACCGGTCTCCTCATAGCCATTCTGGGGCATCTTTTCCTCACACCGCTCTGCCTGCTGATGGGTTCTACGCCCACCATTCTTCCTTATACAGAGCGTTATCTGGGCATTATCCTGCTGGGTGCTCCCTTTATGACCACCTCGCTTACGCTGAATAATCTGATGCGATTTCAGGGCAATACGATGTATGCGATGAAAGGCATCATGTCGGGTGTGCTGCTCAATCTGATTCTGGCTCCTCTGCTCATTCTCTACTTCCAACTGGGCATTACCGGAGCCGCCGTAGCCACCCTCATCAGCCAGTGTTTCGGCTGCGCCATGCTGTTCTGGATGACGTATAAAGGCGAGAACATCCGCATCCGTCTCAGCAATTTCACCCCTACCCGCGCCTTTGCCAAGGAGATTATCTTCGGCGGAACCCCTTCGCTGTCAAGACAGGGACTGGGAAGTATCGCTACGCTGATGCTCAATGTGGCAGCAGGTGCGTTTGGCGATGCAGCCATTGCGGGCATGAGCATCGTTACCCGCATCTCCTTCTTCACCTATGCGATGGTTATCGGTCTGGGGCAGGGATTCCAGCCGCTCTGCGGATTCTGCTACGGCGCCAAACTCTATGGGCGCGTAAAGGAAGCCTTCTTTTTCTGCATCAAATGCGGCACGGTTTTCCTCAGCGTCTGTGCCCTTCTCGGCTTCATCTTCTCAACTTCCATCATCAGTATCTTCCGCGATGATGCAGCGGTTGTAGCCGTAGGTTCGGTGGCTTTGCGATGGCAGGTGCTCAGTTTTCCGCTCGTAGCCAGCATCGTGCTCACCAACATGCTAATGCAGACCATCCGTAAACCGGTGAGAGCCAACATCGTAGCGGCAGCACGCAGCGGACTTTTCTTCATTCCGCTCATCTTCATCCTCCCCTATTTCTTCGGACTGCTGGGCGTGGAGATGTGTCAGATGTGGGCAGATTGCTGCTCGTTTGCCGTTGCGGTTCCGATAGCCTGGAGCGCTTTCAGGGATATGAGAAGAGAGCAGATGGAACTTGGGAAAAGCCACTAG
- a CDS encoding N-acetyltransferase, translating to MNDEIRIIPVTTKKGLKTFIQFHYDLYRGHKFAIPFLRFDEMNTLDPKKNPAFEFCEAQYFLAVDSEARIVGRIAAIINHRANEEWNKKQVRFGWFDFVDNVAVSCALLRTVENWGKSKGMNECVGPLGFTDMDREGLLIEGFDRKSTMYINYNYPYYKTHMESYPLYEKDNDWLEYRIRIPEVTPAKFAKTAQMIESRYNLHVHKFTRRELTSGGMGRKVFEIVNETYKNLYDFQQLTEKQIDEYVNTYIKKADLNLVTGVVDGNAGNKLVAFGVSFPSFTDALREIGDGKLFPTGWLKVLKVLKWHKTDTVDLLLIGVLPEYRKKGANALIFADLIEQYHRYGFKWAEAMPQMETNTGVQSQWQYLESEQHRRHRCYKKKI from the coding sequence ATGAATGATGAGATAAGAATCATACCGGTAACAACAAAAAAGGGGTTGAAAACCTTCATTCAGTTTCATTATGATCTCTACAGAGGCCATAAGTTTGCCATTCCTTTTTTGCGTTTCGACGAGATGAATACGCTGGACCCAAAGAAGAATCCTGCCTTCGAATTCTGTGAGGCTCAATACTTCCTGGCGGTTGACAGCGAGGCTCGTATCGTAGGTAGAATTGCTGCCATTATCAACCATCGTGCCAACGAAGAGTGGAACAAGAAGCAGGTTCGCTTCGGTTGGTTCGATTTTGTGGATAATGTAGCGGTTTCCTGTGCCTTGTTGCGCACGGTAGAAAACTGGGGCAAGAGCAAGGGAATGAACGAATGTGTAGGTCCGCTCGGATTTACGGATATGGACCGTGAAGGCTTGCTCATCGAGGGCTTCGATCGGAAGTCTACGATGTATATCAATTACAATTATCCTTATTACAAGACGCATATGGAGAGTTATCCGCTCTATGAGAAGGATAACGACTGGCTGGAGTACCGCATCAGGATTCCGGAAGTGACGCCGGCTAAGTTTGCCAAGACTGCCCAGATGATAGAGAGCCGATATAATCTGCATGTTCATAAGTTCACCCGCCGGGAACTGACCTCGGGAGGAATGGGCAGGAAGGTGTTCGAAATCGTGAACGAGACTTATAAGAATCTCTATGATTTCCAGCAGCTTACGGAGAAGCAGATAGATGAATATGTAAATACTTATATCAAGAAGGCTGACTTGAACCTGGTAACGGGTGTGGTGGATGGCAACGCTGGCAACAAGCTGGTAGCCTTCGGTGTTTCCTTCCCTTCGTTTACCGATGCGCTGCGCGAGATAGGCGATGGCAAGCTTTTCCCTACGGGTTGGCTGAAGGTGCTGAAGGTTCTGAAGTGGCACAAGACGGATACGGTAGATTTGCTCTTGATAGGTGTTCTTCCGGAATATCGCAAGAAGGGAGCCAACGCGCTTATTTTTGCCGATCTGATAGAGCAGTATCACCGTTATGGCTTTAAATGGGCTGAGGCAATGCCGCAGATGGAGACCAATACCGGTGTTCAGAGCCAGTGGCAGTATCTGGAGAGCGAACAGCATCGCCGTCATCGCTGCTATAAGAAGAAGATTTAA